One Danio rerio strain Tuebingen ecotype United States chromosome 22, GRCz12tu, whole genome shotgun sequence genomic window carries:
- the hapln4 gene encoding hyaluronan and proteoglycan link protein 4 isoform X1, with product MRRWTSAVKRDSQKRDSCTTARLSLSSNNFIPSQHQTRHCMMMILFLEILTCTLLLLCPFVTSYPADLEKGRRRVVHVMEDDTGAVIVQTAPGKVVTHRGGTITLPCRYHHEPEDIDPNRIRIKWTKVSDAFQFEDVFVALGRQQKAFGSYQERVSLEQAGPGDASVIIHNITLEDYGRYECEVTNDMEDDTGFVNLDLEGVVFPYYPPSGRYKLNYHQAEEVCREQDAILASHPQLHKAWLEGLDWCNAGWLEDGSVQYPISHPRDQCGRKDSPPGVRNYGYRHKDDERYDAFCFTSNLNGRVYFLKRFKKVNYLEAVKACQRDGAFIAKVGQLYAAWKIQLLDRCEAGWVEDGSIRYPIVNPRARCGGPDPGVRNLGFPDKKFRLYGVYCFRKNTDIQSTQTPTETTSKMANSTRSI from the exons ATGCGACGGTGGACATCTGCAGTGAAACGGGACAGTCAGAAGCGGGACAGCTGCACTACAGCACGCCTCAGCCTCTCCAGCAATAACTTTATACCATCTCAACACCAAACGCGTCATTGCATGATGATG atCTTGTTCCTGGAAATCCTTACCTGCACACTGCTGCTCCTTTGTCCCTTTGTGACCTCCTACCCAGCTGACTTGGAAAAAGGACGGAGGAGAGTGGTTCACGTCATGG AGGACGATACTGGGGCAGTTATAGTCCAGACTGCTCCAGGTAAGGTGGTCACTCATCGTGGTGGAACCATCACCCTTCCCTGCCGATACCACCATGAACCAGAGGACATTGATCCTAACCGCATTCGCATCAAATGGACGAAGGTTTCTGATGCTTTCCAGTTTGAAGATGTATTTGTGGCACTGGGTCGACAACAGAAGGCATTTGGGTCTTACCAAGAGCGAGTGTCTCTAGAGCAAGCAGGACCTGGAGATGCTTCGGTTATAATTCACAACATCACCTTGGAAGACTACGGTCGATATGAATGCGAGGTCACTAATGACATGGAGGATGACACAGGATTTGTCAATCTGGACCTTGAAG GTGTTGTGTTCCCATACTACCCTCCATCGGGACGATACAAGCTGAACTACCATCAGGCTGAGGAAGTGTGTCGAGAACAAGATGCAATCCTGGCCTCCCATCCACAACTACACAAGGCTTGGCTTGAGGGTTTAGATTGGTGCAATGCTGGCTGGTTAGAGGACGGCTCAGTCCAGTATCCCATCTCCCACCCCAGAGACCAGTGTGGCCGCAAAGACAGCCCTCCAGGTGTCCGCAACTATGGCTACAGGCACAAAGACGACGAACGCTATGATGCTTTTTGCTTTACCTCCAACCTCAACG GACGTGTTTACTTTCTCAAGCGTTTTAAGAAGGTTAACTACCTTGAGGCGGTAAAGGCATGCCAACGTGATGGCGCATTCATAGCCAAAGTTGGACAACTGTACGCTGCTTGGAAGATCCAACTCTTGGACCGTTGTGAGGCAGGGTGGGTAGAAGATGGTAGCATCCGTTACCCCATTGTCAATCCTCGAGCCCGCTGTGGAGGCCCAGATCCTGGTGTCCGAAACCTGGGTTTTCCTGATAAGAAGTTCCGCCTCTACGGAGTCTACTGCTTCCGCAAAAACACCGACATCCAGTCAACACAGACACCAACTGAAACCACATCCAAAATGGCTAACAGCACCAGAAGTATCTGA
- the hapln4 gene encoding hyaluronan and proteoglycan link protein 4: MFNGKDDTGAVIVQTAPGKVVTHRGGTITLPCRYHHEPEDIDPNRIRIKWTKVSDAFQFEDVFVALGRQQKAFGSYQERVSLEQAGPGDASVIIHNITLEDYGRYECEVTNDMEDDTGFVNLDLEGVVFPYYPPSGRYKLNYHQAEEVCREQDAILASHPQLHKAWLEGLDWCNAGWLEDGSVQYPISHPRDQCGRKDSPPGVRNYGYRHKDDERYDAFCFTSNLNGRVYFLKRFKKVNYLEAVKACQRDGAFIAKVGQLYAAWKIQLLDRCEAGWVEDGSIRYPIVNPRARCGGPDPGVRNLGFPDKKFRLYGVYCFRKNTDIQSTQTPTETTSKMANSTRSI; encoded by the exons ATGTTTAATGGAA AGGACGATACTGGGGCAGTTATAGTCCAGACTGCTCCAGGTAAGGTGGTCACTCATCGTGGTGGAACCATCACCCTTCCCTGCCGATACCACCATGAACCAGAGGACATTGATCCTAACCGCATTCGCATCAAATGGACGAAGGTTTCTGATGCTTTCCAGTTTGAAGATGTATTTGTGGCACTGGGTCGACAACAGAAGGCATTTGGGTCTTACCAAGAGCGAGTGTCTCTAGAGCAAGCAGGACCTGGAGATGCTTCGGTTATAATTCACAACATCACCTTGGAAGACTACGGTCGATATGAATGCGAGGTCACTAATGACATGGAGGATGACACAGGATTTGTCAATCTGGACCTTGAAG GTGTTGTGTTCCCATACTACCCTCCATCGGGACGATACAAGCTGAACTACCATCAGGCTGAGGAAGTGTGTCGAGAACAAGATGCAATCCTGGCCTCCCATCCACAACTACACAAGGCTTGGCTTGAGGGTTTAGATTGGTGCAATGCTGGCTGGTTAGAGGACGGCTCAGTCCAGTATCCCATCTCCCACCCCAGAGACCAGTGTGGCCGCAAAGACAGCCCTCCAGGTGTCCGCAACTATGGCTACAGGCACAAAGACGACGAACGCTATGATGCTTTTTGCTTTACCTCCAACCTCAACG GACGTGTTTACTTTCTCAAGCGTTTTAAGAAGGTTAACTACCTTGAGGCGGTAAAGGCATGCCAACGTGATGGCGCATTCATAGCCAAAGTTGGACAACTGTACGCTGCTTGGAAGATCCAACTCTTGGACCGTTGTGAGGCAGGGTGGGTAGAAGATGGTAGCATCCGTTACCCCATTGTCAATCCTCGAGCCCGCTGTGGAGGCCCAGATCCTGGTGTCCGAAACCTGGGTTTTCCTGATAAGAAGTTCCGCCTCTACGGAGTCTACTGCTTCCGCAAAAACACCGACATCCAGTCAACACAGACACCAACTGAAACCACATCCAAAATGGCTAACAGCACCAGAAGTATCTGA